A single region of the Salicibibacter cibi genome encodes:
- the ribD gene encoding bifunctional diaminohydroxyphosphoribosylaminopyrimidine deaminase/5-amino-6-(5-phosphoribosylamino)uracil reductase RibD, with protein sequence MNDHWYMQRALDLAAAMEGQTSPNPMVGAVVVKDGRIVGTGAHMGAGGDHAEVHALNMAEGCTDGATMYVTLEPCNHHGRTPPCTEKIIEAGIARVVVAAKDVNPEVAGSGIEALRNGGVKTEVGVLEEKAAKLNATFFHYVQTGKPYVTVKTASSLNGTMATPKGLSPWITGAAALEDVHQLRHIHDAILVGVGTVLNDDPALTTRLEIGGRNPIRVVLDRYLRTPADAQLVTDGKTPTWIFTEESPKSGNAPVLEQKGVRVISLPTVTPKNVLAELGRADIQSVLVEGGKTIISAFIAEHEVQRYISYVAPKLFGTDAAMELEVEHAQLVGGDIKITATAKKGDGSCSQG encoded by the coding sequence ATGAATGATCATTGGTATATGCAGCGCGCCTTGGATTTGGCTGCTGCGATGGAAGGGCAGACGTCGCCGAATCCGATGGTAGGCGCTGTCGTTGTAAAAGACGGTAGAATCGTTGGTACCGGCGCTCACATGGGTGCCGGCGGCGATCATGCCGAAGTGCATGCGTTGAACATGGCAGAGGGCTGTACAGATGGCGCGACCATGTATGTGACGCTTGAGCCTTGCAATCATCACGGACGCACCCCCCCTTGCACAGAGAAAATCATAGAGGCAGGGATTGCCCGTGTTGTCGTTGCTGCAAAGGATGTGAATCCGGAAGTAGCCGGGAGTGGCATCGAAGCGCTACGGAATGGCGGGGTGAAAACAGAGGTAGGCGTGCTGGAGGAGAAAGCGGCAAAGCTAAATGCAACGTTTTTTCATTACGTGCAAACCGGCAAGCCTTATGTCACCGTTAAAACAGCTTCATCGCTCAATGGGACAATGGCAACACCAAAGGGCCTATCTCCATGGATCACTGGAGCAGCGGCGCTTGAAGACGTTCATCAACTTCGCCATATTCATGACGCGATTCTCGTAGGTGTTGGCACCGTATTGAATGACGACCCGGCACTCACGACCCGTTTGGAAATCGGAGGAAGAAATCCGATCAGGGTTGTGCTGGACCGCTATTTGCGCACACCGGCAGATGCGCAACTTGTAACCGATGGAAAGACTCCCACATGGATTTTTACGGAAGAAAGCCCGAAATCTGGAAACGCACCCGTGCTGGAACAAAAAGGCGTCCGGGTTATCTCCTTGCCAACGGTAACGCCGAAAAATGTGCTCGCTGAACTCGGCCGAGCCGACATTCAATCCGTTCTGGTCGAGGGCGGGAAAACGATTATTTCCGCGTTTATAGCCGAGCATGAAGTTCAACGCTACATCTCCTATGTCGCGCCGAAATTGTTCGGTACAGATGCCGCGATGGAACTTGAGGTGGAACATGCGCAATTGGTCGGCGGCGATATAAAAATTACAGCGACAGCAAAGAAGGGGGATGGATCATGTTCACAGGGTTGA